A single genomic interval of Microbacterium sp. zg-Y1090 harbors:
- a CDS encoding AI-2E family transporter — protein MKIQHPFRTALIATLGVGVGLLIISSVSTLQTILLYVGTALFLSLGLEPVISWLVRRGFRRWVAVLTTIIAVLAAFAGIVLMVVPIIVGQVSQLVKQIQRLIDRGDLDDPVTTVKDWMHEVFPLLNVDEVFGYVQDWYDTLDLGTIGTTVGESLIAIGGALIAGFTGAFIVLILTIYFTASTPSLKAAVYQLVPASKRERFIDLSEQITDSVGFYVIGQASLGVINGVLSAIFLSIIGAPFPAVLAVVAFFFSLIPLVGTLTGSTIIVLVCLIPGLGSPGTALTALIYYAIYMQLEAYLLSPRIMNRAVSIPGAVVVIAALAGGSLLGLLGALIAIPVAASILIIYRQVVIPRQNER, from the coding sequence GTGAAGATCCAGCACCCTTTCCGCACGGCGCTGATCGCGACGCTGGGCGTGGGCGTGGGGCTCCTGATCATCTCCAGCGTCTCGACGCTGCAGACGATCCTGCTCTACGTCGGAACGGCGCTGTTCCTGTCGCTGGGCTTGGAGCCGGTGATCTCCTGGCTCGTCCGGCGCGGCTTCCGTCGCTGGGTCGCCGTGCTGACGACGATCATCGCCGTGCTGGCGGCGTTCGCGGGCATCGTCCTGATGGTGGTGCCGATCATCGTGGGGCAGGTCTCCCAGCTGGTGAAGCAGATCCAGCGGCTGATCGACCGGGGCGACCTCGACGACCCGGTGACGACCGTCAAGGACTGGATGCACGAGGTGTTCCCTCTGCTGAACGTCGACGAGGTGTTCGGGTATGTGCAGGACTGGTACGACACCCTCGACCTGGGCACGATCGGCACGACCGTCGGCGAGAGCCTCATCGCCATCGGCGGCGCGCTCATCGCCGGGTTCACCGGAGCGTTCATCGTGCTGATCCTCACGATCTACTTCACCGCCTCCACCCCGTCGCTCAAAGCGGCCGTGTACCAGCTCGTTCCGGCATCCAAGCGGGAGCGCTTCATCGACCTCTCCGAGCAGATCACCGATTCGGTGGGCTTCTACGTGATCGGGCAGGCCAGCCTCGGCGTCATCAACGGCGTGCTCAGCGCGATCTTCCTCTCGATCATCGGTGCGCCGTTCCCGGCCGTCCTGGCGGTCGTCGCCTTCTTCTTCTCGCTGATCCCCCTGGTGGGAACCCTGACCGGTTCCACGATCATCGTGCTGGTGTGCCTGATCCCCGGCCTCGGGTCCCCCGGCACCGCGCTGACGGCACTGATCTACTACGCCATCTACATGCAGCTGGAGGCGTACCTGCTCTCGCCGCGCATCATGAACCGGGCCGTGTCGATCCCCGGCGCCGTCGTGGTGATCGCCGCCCTGGCCGGCGGCTCGCTGCTGGGCCTGCTGGGCGCGCTCATCGCGATCCCGGTCGCCGCCAGCATCCTGATCATCTACCGGCAGGTCGTCATCCCACGTCAGAACGAGCGGTGA
- a CDS encoding alpha/beta hydrolase: protein MEIRGPVQLPAHREEIELHTLDGLTLVGELATPLEHDPVATLVTLHPLPTAGGFMDSHILRKAAGRLPALADLAVLRFNTRGTTSPRGTSEGTFDGGQAEEFDVAAAMAFVHERGLPRPWLLGWSFGTELALKYGRDHDIEGVILLSPPLHRATADEVAAWAGDGRRVVIVVPELDDYLRPAEAAERFASIPQAVMIPVTGGRHLWVGENQTRRVLTEIVAAVNPDALPLPTVWDGPAA from the coding sequence GTGGAGATCCGTGGACCGGTGCAGCTTCCCGCGCATCGCGAAGAGATCGAGTTGCACACCCTCGACGGGCTGACGCTGGTCGGCGAGCTGGCAACGCCGCTCGAGCACGACCCGGTGGCGACGCTCGTCACCCTGCACCCGCTGCCCACCGCCGGCGGGTTCATGGACTCGCACATCCTGCGCAAGGCCGCCGGGCGGCTGCCGGCGCTGGCAGACCTGGCCGTGCTGCGCTTCAACACGCGCGGCACCACGTCGCCGCGCGGCACCAGCGAAGGCACCTTCGACGGCGGACAGGCCGAAGAGTTCGACGTGGCCGCGGCGATGGCGTTCGTGCATGAGCGGGGCCTGCCCCGGCCCTGGTTGCTGGGGTGGTCGTTCGGCACCGAGCTGGCGCTGAAGTACGGTCGCGATCACGACATCGAGGGTGTGATCCTGCTCTCGCCGCCCCTGCACCGCGCGACCGCAGACGAGGTCGCCGCCTGGGCGGGTGACGGACGCCGCGTCGTGATCGTCGTGCCCGAGCTCGACGACTACCTGCGCCCCGCCGAGGCGGCGGAGCGCTTCGCGTCGATCCCGCAGGCCGTCATGATCCCGGTGACCGGGGGACGCCACCTGTGGGTGGGGGAGAACCAGACCCGCCGGGTGCTGACCGAGATCGTCGCGGCGGTCAATCCCGACGCACTGCCTCTCCCCACGGTGTGGGACGGGCCGGCGGCCTGA
- a CDS encoding lytic transglycosylase domain-containing protein, translated as MTSGNEISAPATRPPALRGAAPTRRSMREAQQPRWSRRRGVLSVFATLAVAGFAGAYIGPLGGSLSQAVAEDKAPVSLYADSLSDAQALAGDAAQATPEPVTFERSGYSVYVTPKPTPTPEPEPAAAESTGSSAAAAGPVFYTGGGSAAEWMSAAGIAEGDWGYVDYIVGRESGWNPNATNRSSGACGLVQAYPCSKVPGNGYDPVDNLRWGNGYATGRYGSWAAAYDFWLSNHWW; from the coding sequence GTGACTTCCGGCAACGAGATCTCCGCCCCGGCCACTCGGCCGCCCGCACTGCGCGGCGCGGCACCGACCCGCCGTTCGATGCGCGAGGCCCAGCAGCCGCGCTGGTCGCGTCGCCGCGGGGTGCTGTCGGTCTTCGCCACCCTCGCCGTCGCCGGGTTCGCCGGCGCCTACATCGGCCCGCTCGGCGGGTCGCTCTCGCAGGCCGTGGCCGAGGACAAGGCGCCCGTGTCGCTGTACGCCGATTCGCTGAGCGACGCCCAGGCCCTCGCCGGAGACGCCGCGCAGGCCACGCCCGAGCCCGTCACCTTCGAGCGCAGCGGCTACAGCGTGTACGTCACGCCCAAGCCGACCCCGACGCCGGAGCCGGAGCCCGCTGCCGCCGAGTCCACGGGCTCGTCCGCGGCTGCTGCCGGCCCCGTCTTCTACACCGGCGGTGGCAGCGCCGCCGAGTGGATGTCCGCTGCCGGCATCGCTGAGGGCGACTGGGGCTACGTCGACTACATCGTGGGCCGTGAGAGTGGCTGGAACCCCAACGCCACCAACCGCTCCTCGGGTGCGTGCGGCCTCGTGCAGGCGTACCCGTGCAGCAAGGTGCCCGGAAACGGCTACGACCCCGTGGACAACCTCCGCTGGGGCAACGGCTACGCCACCGGTCGCTACGGAAGCTGGGCGGCGGCCTACGACTTCTGGCTCAGCAACCACTGGTGGTGA
- a CDS encoding DivIVA domain-containing protein produces the protein MTLSHAHETDAPSAEPLGADIDADAAGDEATEKTAPAAPFPLTRGREKGYDVQAVDAFLEQARAAFESDPAEATLGSTEVRRAGFPLVRHGYVIAAVDAALGRIEDAFAAREREYALSRAGARAWVGRSRELAQEVLDRLARPRGRRFDRVSALRYGYRVDEVDIVADRLAAYLADGAPLTTDQVRTVAFRMQRGGYREAQVDAVLDAVVEVMLAIG, from the coding sequence ATGACCCTCTCTCACGCGCACGAGACCGACGCGCCGTCGGCGGAGCCTCTGGGCGCCGACATCGACGCGGATGCCGCCGGCGACGAGGCCACCGAGAAGACGGCGCCCGCGGCGCCCTTCCCCCTCACCCGGGGGCGTGAGAAGGGCTATGACGTTCAGGCGGTCGACGCGTTCCTCGAGCAGGCGCGGGCGGCGTTCGAATCCGACCCCGCCGAAGCCACGCTCGGCAGCACCGAGGTGCGCCGCGCCGGGTTCCCGCTCGTGCGCCACGGGTACGTCATCGCCGCCGTGGACGCCGCCCTCGGCCGCATCGAGGACGCCTTCGCCGCTCGCGAGCGGGAGTACGCGCTGTCGCGGGCCGGCGCGCGGGCCTGGGTCGGCCGTTCGCGTGAGCTCGCACAGGAGGTGCTCGACCGTCTGGCCCGACCGCGCGGCCGCCGGTTCGATCGCGTCTCCGCGCTCCGCTACGGCTACCGGGTCGACGAGGTCGACATCGTCGCCGACCGGCTCGCGGCCTACCTCGCCGACGGCGCTCCCTTGACGACCGATCAGGTGCGCACCGTCGCCTTCCGCATGCAGCGTGGCGGCTACCGTGAAGCGCAGGTCGACGCGGTGCTCGACGCCGTCGTCGAAGTCATGCTCGCGATCGGCTGA
- a CDS encoding phosphatidate cytidylyltransferase, producing MTDPSDDAERPLDPPVRRSDGRRTPGDPGVEFSTHLRAARSEFEHQVERARADFDLANEKIKQRTGRDLIVATLIGLALGVVVIGSLMFFKQLFLVFAIPVALLGVFEFSRALQSAGRRVDVVPQLIAALALVLSGYFLDYFTHWAVAFAAVAFVIVWRLVAQMAANDGRTYGDVLSDTLISGFVQLYVAFLGSLLLILLRQDQGEWWVLAMIGTAVAADTGAYAFGLMLGKHPMAPRISPKKTWEGFGGAVLAAVAAGVLFGIFLLQVPWWAGVVIGLAVLATATLGDLGESMIKRDLGIKDMSSWLPGHGGVLDRLDSILPSTVPALALYFVFFPLVAA from the coding sequence ATGACCGACCCCTCCGACGACGCGGAGCGCCCGCTCGATCCCCCCGTTCGGCGCTCGGACGGTCGGCGTACCCCCGGCGACCCCGGGGTCGAGTTCAGCACCCATCTGCGGGCCGCCCGCTCCGAGTTCGAGCATCAGGTGGAACGCGCCCGCGCGGACTTCGACCTGGCCAACGAGAAGATCAAGCAGCGCACCGGACGTGACCTGATCGTCGCGACCCTGATCGGACTGGCGCTCGGCGTCGTGGTCATCGGCTCGCTGATGTTCTTCAAGCAGCTGTTCCTGGTGTTCGCCATCCCTGTCGCGCTGCTGGGTGTGTTCGAGTTCTCCCGCGCCCTGCAGAGCGCCGGACGACGCGTCGACGTGGTGCCGCAGCTCATCGCCGCGCTCGCGCTCGTGCTGTCGGGCTACTTCCTGGACTACTTCACGCACTGGGCCGTCGCCTTCGCGGCGGTGGCCTTCGTGATCGTCTGGCGCCTGGTCGCGCAGATGGCGGCGAACGACGGCCGGACGTACGGCGATGTGCTCTCGGACACCCTCATCTCGGGATTCGTGCAGCTGTACGTCGCGTTCCTCGGCAGCCTGCTGCTCATCCTCCTGCGGCAGGACCAGGGGGAGTGGTGGGTGCTGGCGATGATCGGCACCGCGGTGGCCGCCGACACCGGCGCCTACGCATTCGGGCTCATGCTCGGCAAGCATCCCATGGCCCCGCGCATCAGCCCGAAGAAGACGTGGGAGGGCTTCGGCGGTGCCGTGCTGGCCGCGGTGGCCGCCGGCGTGCTGTTCGGCATCTTCCTGCTGCAGGTGCCCTGGTGGGCCGGCGTCGTCATCGGTCTCGCGGTGCTGGCCACGGCGACCCTCGGTGACCTCGGCGAGTCGATGATCAAGCGGGACCTCGGCATCAAGGACATGAGCTCATGGCTGCCGGGACACGGTGGGGTGCTCGATCGACTGGACTCCATCCTGCCCTCCACGGTGCCGGCCCTGGCTCTGTACTTCGTCTTCTTCCCCCTGGTGGCGGCATGA
- the frr gene encoding ribosome recycling factor, which yields MIADVLADAGARMDRAVEAAKDDFATVRTGRANPQLFQKILVDYYGTPTPLAQLASLNNAEARTLVISPYDKSALKAIEQAIRDTPNLGVNPSNDGSIVRVTMPELTQERRKEYVKLVRTKGEDHKVHIRGIRRKAKDDLDALKSDVGEDELVRAEKDLDALTRSHVDAIDEALKRKETELLEV from the coding sequence GTGATCGCCGATGTGCTGGCCGATGCCGGAGCACGCATGGACCGCGCTGTGGAGGCCGCGAAGGATGACTTCGCCACCGTCCGCACCGGACGCGCCAACCCTCAGCTGTTCCAGAAGATCCTGGTGGACTACTACGGCACGCCGACCCCGCTCGCGCAGCTGGCCTCGCTGAACAACGCCGAGGCCCGCACGCTGGTCATCTCGCCGTACGACAAGTCCGCGCTGAAGGCCATCGAGCAGGCCATCCGCGACACCCCGAACCTCGGCGTCAACCCGTCCAACGACGGCAGCATCGTGCGGGTCACGATGCCGGAGCTGACCCAGGAGCGCCGCAAGGAGTACGTCAAGCTCGTGCGCACCAAGGGTGAGGACCACAAGGTCCACATCCGCGGCATCCGCCGCAAGGCCAAGGACGACCTGGACGCCCTCAAGAGCGATGTCGGCGAGGACGAGCTCGTCCGCGCCGAGAAGGACCTTGACGCGCTGACCCGGTCGCACGTCGACGCCATCGACGAGGCCCTCAAGCGCAAAGAGACCGAGCTGCTCGAGGTCTGA
- the pyrH gene encoding UMP kinase produces MIDEATGRRRVLLKLSGEAFGAGQLGVNPDVVSQMAREIAAAVDRVEISIVVGGGNFFRGAELSQRGMDRGRADYMGMLGTVMNALALQDFLEQAGAATRVQSAISMTQVAEPYIPRRAERHMEKGRVVIFGAGAGLPYFSTDTVAAQRALEIGASEVLVAKNGVDGVYTADPRLDASATRLDRLTYADALQRGLKVVDSTAFSLCMDNRMDMRVFGMEPAGNVTRALLGEPIGTLVTA; encoded by the coding sequence GTGATCGATGAGGCCACGGGACGCCGCCGCGTTCTGCTGAAACTGTCCGGAGAAGCATTCGGAGCAGGCCAGCTGGGGGTCAACCCCGACGTCGTCAGCCAGATGGCGCGCGAGATCGCCGCCGCTGTGGACCGCGTGGAGATCTCCATCGTCGTCGGAGGGGGCAACTTCTTCCGGGGCGCGGAGCTGAGCCAGCGCGGCATGGACCGCGGGCGAGCGGACTACATGGGGATGCTCGGCACGGTGATGAACGCCCTGGCGCTGCAGGACTTCCTCGAGCAGGCGGGCGCCGCCACCCGCGTGCAGTCGGCCATCTCGATGACGCAGGTCGCCGAGCCCTACATCCCGCGCCGCGCCGAGCGCCACATGGAGAAGGGCCGGGTCGTCATCTTCGGCGCCGGCGCGGGGCTGCCGTACTTCTCCACCGACACCGTCGCTGCCCAGCGTGCGCTCGAGATCGGCGCGAGCGAGGTGCTCGTCGCCAAGAACGGCGTCGACGGCGTCTACACCGCCGACCCGCGTCTGGACGCGTCCGCGACGCGCCTGGACCGCCTGACCTACGCCGACGCGCTGCAGCGCGGGCTGAAGGTCGTCGACTCGACCGCGTTCAGCCTCTGCATGGACAACCGCATGGACATGCGGGTGTTCGGCATGGAGCCGGCGGGGAATGTGACGCGGGCGCTGCTGGGCGAGCCCATCGGCACCCTCGTGACCGCCTGA
- the tsf gene encoding translation elongation factor Ts, translated as MANFTIADIKALRDQLGTGMVDTKKALEEADGNLEKAVEILRLKGAKGNAKRADRSTSEGLVVARERDGKVTLLELNTETDFVAKNDRFIALADKVADAAAAVDADSVEAALAADAGGQTVAQLIDDEAAIIGEKVELRRVRTLTGDNFEVYLHKTSKDLPPQIGVVVAYSGDDAETARSIAQHISFANPTYLSREDVPAADVDKEREIVTEISRNEGKPEAALPKIVEGRVNAFFKQVALLDQDYAKDNKMSVAQVAKDAGIMITDFARFKVGA; from the coding sequence ATGGCAAACTTCACCATCGCCGACATCAAGGCGCTGCGCGACCAGCTCGGCACGGGCATGGTCGACACCAAGAAGGCGCTCGAGGAGGCCGACGGCAACCTCGAGAAGGCCGTCGAGATCCTGCGACTCAAGGGCGCGAAGGGCAACGCGAAGCGTGCCGACCGCTCCACCAGCGAAGGCCTCGTCGTCGCCCGTGAGCGTGACGGCAAGGTCACGCTGCTCGAGCTGAACACCGAGACCGACTTCGTCGCCAAGAACGACCGCTTCATCGCGCTGGCCGACAAGGTGGCCGACGCGGCCGCCGCCGTCGACGCCGACTCCGTCGAGGCCGCCCTCGCCGCCGACGCCGGCGGTCAGACCGTCGCGCAGCTCATCGACGACGAGGCCGCCATCATCGGCGAGAAGGTCGAACTGCGCCGCGTGCGCACGCTGACCGGCGACAACTTCGAGGTCTACCTGCACAAGACCAGCAAGGACCTGCCCCCGCAGATCGGCGTGGTCGTCGCCTACTCCGGTGACGACGCCGAGACCGCTCGCAGCATCGCGCAGCACATCTCGTTCGCCAACCCCACCTACCTCTCCCGCGAGGACGTCCCCGCGGCCGACGTGGACAAGGAGCGCGAGATCGTCACGGAGATCTCCCGCAACGAGGGCAAGCCCGAGGCAGCACTTCCGAAGATCGTCGAGGGACGCGTGAACGCGTTCTTCAAGCAGGTCGCCCTGCTCGACCAGGACTACGCGAAGGACAACAAGATGTCCGTCGCCCAGGTCGCCAAGGACGCCGGCATCATGATCACCGACTTCGCCCGCTTCAAGGTCGGCGCGTAA
- the rpsB gene encoding 30S ribosomal protein S2, protein MAVVTIRQLLDSGVHFGHQTRRWNPKVKRFILTERSGIHIIDLQQSLGYIDKAYEFVKETVAHGGTILFVGTKKQAQEVIAEQATRVGQPYVNQRWLGGLLTNFSTISKRLARMKELEELDYETPANSGFTKKELLLKKRELDKLHKSLGGIRNLQKTPSAIWVVDAKREHLAIDEARKLGIPVIGILDTNADPDEFQYPIPGNDDAIRAVGLLTRVIADAAAEGLIQRHQPAGEAADAEPLADWERELLETPVVTDVAEVETIATESDADKAGAEAHDAIAAEAPAEEAPAAEGAPVAEADAADKAAE, encoded by the coding sequence ATGGCCGTCGTCACCATTCGCCAGCTGCTCGACAGCGGCGTGCACTTCGGACACCAGACCCGCCGGTGGAACCCGAAGGTCAAGCGCTTCATCCTCACCGAGCGCAGCGGCATCCACATCATCGACCTGCAGCAGTCGCTCGGGTACATCGACAAGGCCTACGAATTCGTGAAGGAGACCGTCGCGCACGGCGGCACCATCCTCTTCGTCGGCACCAAGAAGCAGGCGCAGGAAGTCATCGCCGAGCAGGCGACCCGCGTCGGCCAGCCCTACGTGAACCAGCGCTGGCTCGGTGGTCTGCTGACCAACTTCAGCACCATCTCCAAGCGCCTCGCCCGCATGAAGGAACTCGAGGAGCTCGACTACGAGACCCCGGCCAACAGCGGCTTCACCAAGAAGGAGCTGCTGCTCAAGAAGCGCGAGCTGGACAAGCTCCACAAGTCGCTGGGCGGTATCCGCAACCTGCAGAAGACCCCCTCGGCGATCTGGGTCGTCGACGCCAAGCGCGAGCACCTCGCCATCGACGAGGCCCGCAAGCTCGGCATCCCCGTCATCGGCATCCTCGACACCAACGCCGACCCGGACGAGTTCCAGTACCCGATCCCCGGCAACGACGACGCGATCCGCGCCGTGGGTCTGCTGACCCGCGTGATCGCCGACGCCGCCGCTGAGGGCCTCATCCAGCGTCACCAGCCCGCCGGTGAGGCTGCCGACGCCGAGCCGCTGGCCGACTGGGAGCGCGAGCTGCTCGAGACCCCCGTCGTCACCGACGTCGCCGAGGTCGAGACCATCGCCACCGAGTCCGACGCGGACAAGGCCGGCGCTGAGGCTCACGACGCGATCGCCGCCGAGGCTCCGGCCGAGGAGGCTCCTGCTGCCGAGGGGGCCCCGGTCGCCGAGGCCGACGCCGCCGACAAGGCCGCCGAGTAA
- a CDS encoding DUF3060 domain-containing protein produces the protein MSRHRLTASVVLAAAAMAITFSGCSPVPADGARPAVTVRPTSPADSSPAAPVPATPSAIPSPSSTTLPGHDCGGSAVTVSAGGDRVLTGSCPQVTVEGTDVELDLTTATVGELLIAGDRHEVDAGDVGSVTIAGQDNDVEATAVDDLAVRGDRNTVDVRDAIGSVVIAGNDNEVEAGELDAVADEGDRNRIERDD, from the coding sequence ATGTCCCGTCACCGTCTGACAGCCTCCGTCGTCCTCGCCGCCGCCGCGATGGCGATCACCTTCAGCGGGTGCTCGCCGGTGCCGGCCGACGGCGCGCGCCCTGCCGTGACGGTTCGCCCGACCTCCCCGGCGGACTCATCGCCCGCGGCCCCCGTCCCGGCGACGCCGTCCGCGATCCCGTCGCCCTCGTCGACCACCCTTCCCGGCCACGACTGCGGCGGATCGGCCGTGACGGTCTCGGCGGGCGGCGACCGCGTGCTGACCGGGTCGTGCCCGCAGGTGACGGTGGAGGGCACCGATGTCGAGCTGGACCTCACCACCGCCACCGTGGGGGAGCTGCTCATCGCCGGCGACCGGCACGAGGTGGACGCGGGTGACGTCGGTTCGGTCACGATCGCCGGACAGGACAACGACGTGGAGGCCACCGCCGTCGACGACCTCGCGGTGCGCGGGGACCGCAACACGGTCGACGTGCGCGACGCGATCGGCTCCGTGGTGATCGCGGGCAACGACAACGAGGTCGAGGCCGGCGAGCTGGATGCCGTCGCCGACGAGGGCGACCGCAACCGCATCGAGCGGGACGACTGA
- a CDS encoding tyrosine-type recombinase/integrase, with product MRISEAVEVYTRHLVDVRRLSQATVRAYRSDLADMTASVGDLPLTEVDLEALREWLWAATRRGDARATLARRTAAARGLFGWAVEYGHLPTDPSLRLVAPKRGRTLPRVAAADGLADVLDGVHARAAAGDPRDLRDAAVLELLYGAGLRVSELCGIDVGDLDRSAATVRVLGKGSKERVVPYGAPAARALDAYLVRGRPALAARGESPPPAVFLGLRGARIGPRAVYDVVAREIAPLVGAETVGPHALRHSAATHLLDGGADLRAVQEMLGHASLGTTQIYTHVSSERLTAAYRLAHPRA from the coding sequence ATGCGCATCTCCGAGGCGGTCGAGGTCTACACGCGGCACCTCGTCGATGTGCGCCGCCTGTCGCAGGCCACCGTGCGGGCATATCGTTCCGACCTGGCGGACATGACCGCCTCCGTCGGCGATCTCCCGCTGACCGAGGTGGACCTCGAGGCCCTGCGGGAATGGCTGTGGGCGGCGACCCGCCGGGGCGACGCACGTGCCACCCTCGCCCGGCGCACGGCCGCCGCTCGCGGCTTGTTCGGATGGGCGGTCGAGTACGGCCACCTGCCGACCGACCCCAGTCTGCGCCTGGTCGCTCCGAAGCGGGGACGCACACTGCCGCGCGTCGCCGCGGCCGACGGTCTCGCCGACGTGCTCGACGGCGTGCACGCCCGTGCTGCCGCCGGAGACCCCCGGGATCTGCGCGATGCGGCGGTGCTGGAGCTGCTGTACGGAGCCGGACTGCGGGTGTCGGAGCTGTGCGGCATCGACGTCGGCGACCTCGACCGTTCCGCCGCCACCGTTCGGGTGCTGGGCAAAGGCTCGAAAGAGCGGGTGGTGCCCTACGGCGCCCCCGCTGCGCGCGCTCTCGATGCCTACCTGGTGCGGGGGCGGCCCGCGCTCGCGGCTCGCGGCGAATCCCCGCCCCCGGCGGTGTTCCTCGGCCTCCGCGGGGCGCGCATCGGGCCGCGGGCGGTGTACGACGTCGTCGCGCGGGAGATCGCGCCCCTGGTGGGCGCGGAGACCGTGGGGCCTCATGCCCTGCGCCACTCGGCGGCGACCCACCTGCTGGACGGGGGAGCGGACCTGCGCGCGGTGCAGGAGATGCTCGGCCACGCGAGCCTCGGGACGACGCAGATCTACACCCACGTCTCGAGCGAACGTCTCACCGCGGCCTATCGTCTGGCGCACCCCCGAGCCTGA